The genomic DNA AAATTAATAAATAAATCAGCTTAAAATGAACATTGCTTTATTGTTAAAGGATTCAGATCTTTCTCCCACCCTGCTCGAAGATCGTGGTGCGTATATCCAAGCTGTTCGTCAAGGAGTCCCTGGAAAAATTGTCGAGCAAGCGGTCAAAGCTCTAGGAGAGCGAGATTTGTTTGTTCGTTTATTGAGTACTAGTTCGGGCAACTTAAATCGGTTATACCACTCTAAACTACTGACAAGAGTTCAAACTGAAGGCGTTTTAGATACTCTAAAAGTCTTTAATGAAGCTATCAATGTTTTTGGCAATGAGGATATAGCAAAAGAATGGTTACACACGAGTATTCCAGCTTTAGATGGAGAATTACCAATTAATTTGTGCGACACTTTTGAAGGGAGAAAACTAGTTAGAGAATCTTTAGCCGCGATCGAGTATGGTGAGTTTACATAAGTGGAGCTTTTTAGAATTACCCGCATCAAATATTTGGAAAATTTTACAGGTCGTGGAGGTTCTTTTGTAAATGGTGCCAGATGGAACCAACCTGGAATACCAGTACTCTATTTCGCTTTAACTCCCAGCGTCGCTCTTTTAGAAATGGCAAATTATCTCCCAAACCCAAGACTGATACCAGACGATTACAGATTAGGAATTTATTATTTGCCAGATACAGTATCAAGTCAAACTCTGACGGTTAATAATCTACCTCAAGATTGGAGTCGATACCCTTATCCGTCAAGTACTCAAAAAATTGGCAGCCAATGGCTAAATGAAGGTGGTAGTTTAATTTTGTTCGTACCCAGCGTAGCTGTACCTGCTGGTTTAGA from Coleofasciculaceae cyanobacterium includes the following:
- a CDS encoding antitoxin Xre/MbcA/ParS toxin-binding domain-containing protein — translated: MNIALLLKDSDLSPTLLEDRGAYIQAVRQGVPGKIVEQAVKALGERDLFVRLLSTSSGNLNRLYHSKLLTRVQTEGVLDTLKVFNEAINVFGNEDIAKEWLHTSIPALDGELPINLCDTFEGRKLVRESLAAIEYGEFT
- a CDS encoding RES family NAD+ phosphorylase translates to MELFRITRIKYLENFTGRGGSFVNGARWNQPGIPVLYFALTPSVALLEMANYLPNPRLIPDDYRLGIYYLPDTVSSQTLTVNNLPQDWSRYPYPSSTQKIGSQWLNEGGSLILFVPSVAVPAGLENIALINPRHPDINKLKLSSVESDLYNDRAFKGIGD